A single window of Anomaloglossus baeobatrachus isolate aAnoBae1 chromosome 9, aAnoBae1.hap1, whole genome shotgun sequence DNA harbors:
- the LOC142251112 gene encoding LOW QUALITY PROTEIN: cytochrome P450 2F2-like (The sequence of the model RefSeq protein was modified relative to this genomic sequence to represent the inferred CDS: inserted 1 base in 1 codon) encodes MDFYTIVTVLLVILITSMSANYRKILLEKSKLPPGPTPLPIIGTLHLMNFSDIVKSLMELSKKYGDIFTVYEGTQPVIMLCSYKALKETLIDKAEEFSGRAYYPLFYDFTKGEEKVYNEIDDVIGQRPPSYEDRFNMPYTEAFIYEVQRFSDVVPLALPHELTVDTEIRNYTFKKGTVFTXVLTGVHNDITQFNNPENFDPKNFLDENGKLIKKESLMPFSVGKRICPEKSLANMELFIFLTTILQNFSIKSPVPPEKISVASLGSGLGHIPPFYKICLIPRTCSQE; translated from the exons ATGGATTTCTACACAATAGTTACCGTCCTCTTGGTGATTCTCATTACCAGCATGTCGGCTAATTATAGAAAGATATTATTGGAGAAATCCAAGTTGCCTCCTGGACCGACTCCTCTCCCCATCATTGGCACTCTTCACTTGATGAATTTCAGTGATATTGTGAAATCGCTCATGGAA TTGTCGAAAAAATATGGTGACATATTTACTGTATATGAGGGGACCCAACCAGTTATCATGTTATGTAGTTATAAAGCCCTCAAAGAAACTCTCATAGACAAAGCAGAAGAGTTCAGTGGTCGAGCCTATTATCCTTTATTCTACGACTTTACAAAAGGAGAAG AAAAGGTCTACAATGAGATAGACGATGTAATTGGCCAACGTCCACCAAGTTATGAGGACAGATTCAATATGCCGTACACGGAAGCATTCATCTATGAGGTCCAGAGATTTAGTGATGTGGTACCATTGGCTCTTCCCCATGAATTGACCGTGGATACTGAGATTCGCAATTATACATTTAAAAAG GGAACAGTTTTCA CCGTTCTTACTGGTGTACACAATGACATCACACAGTTCAATAATCCTgaaaactttgaccccaaaaactTTTTGGATGAAAATGGGAAACTTATAAAGAAGGAGTCCCTGATGCCATTTTCTGTGG GTAAGAGAATTTGCCCAGAGAAGAGCTTGGCCAATATGGAGCTTTTCATTTTTCTCACTACAATTCTGCAGAACTTCTCAATCAAGTCACCAGTGCCCCCTGAAAAGATCTCTGTGGCTTCGTTGGGAAGTGGGCTTGGACATATTCCTCCTTTCTATAAGATATGTCTTATACCCCGGACATGTTCTCAAGAATAA